The following coding sequences lie in one Halogeometricum rufum genomic window:
- a CDS encoding DUF7110 family protein, translating to MSGRVYRLHSTLELPLEDVMEYFENDPDLPPEVEDVEVTRRNNTLILKAVAADDNLSKYTPTAQLKASVTENRVYEEEPPRAGAPKWGEEEEEIPSELVEFACFKGDRETVLQNTALQYPMFLVLTEIAKISEKGTLTAITEADGDLHATRIVEGEERPASIEVVENPSKGGSGGGGVNWRDNKFISD from the coding sequence ATGTCAGGCCGCGTATACCGACTTCATTCGACGCTCGAACTGCCACTGGAAGATGTCATGGAGTACTTCGAGAACGACCCCGACCTCCCGCCGGAGGTCGAGGACGTAGAGGTGACCCGCCGGAACAACACGCTCATCCTCAAGGCCGTCGCGGCCGACGACAATCTCAGCAAGTACACTCCGACGGCGCAGCTCAAAGCGAGCGTCACGGAGAACCGCGTCTACGAGGAAGAACCTCCGCGTGCGGGTGCCCCGAAGTGGGGCGAAGAGGAGGAGGAGATTCCCTCCGAACTCGTCGAGTTCGCCTGCTTCAAAGGCGACCGCGAGACGGTTCTCCAGAACACCGCCCTCCAGTACCCGATGTTCCTCGTACTCACGGAGATCGCCAAAATCTCCGAGAAAGGGACGCTCACCGCCATCACCGAGGCGGACGGCGACCTGCACGCGACGCGTATCGTCGAGGGGGAAGAACGACCGGCGAGCATCGAGGTCGTCGAGAACCCCTCGAAGGGCGGGTCCGGCGGCGGCGGCGTCAACTGGCGCGACAACAAGTTCATCAGCGACTGA